One Aquarana catesbeiana isolate 2022-GZ linkage group LG06, ASM4218655v1, whole genome shotgun sequence genomic region harbors:
- the NHLRC4 gene encoding NHL-repeat-containing protein 4, which produces MMDSSLEFCRQKEDLVRTVRTLQVATQNTLQKTVPLLSSQMGLGLLRPSHVNQLSEKTSQVCRDLENVGNLLLFRQDELIQTISVPRTGGSNSLQWCSDGSLYVCGYNGPYVHLLNSHGKPSQALYCRDDDLFLPDSIAMTRLGSIVVTDIAKGVVRIHNPTSHPPWVKVGGHFQSPKGIAVDSSGQILVVEYMTGTVQAFHIDRIHRVHGIKKVSGLQGPQNICATSDGGFAVSEECGDVKLFTSNLKLCGSISEIYQHKFGNPSGICADPEGNILVADVQKRNVTLFPVSGSPICIVSKGLCNPSGLSCSPFGLLYVADSGDNSVKVYKYRVKPYYAPISPRKSGDAQSQTPRA; this is translated from the coding sequence ATGATGGACAGTTCTTTGGAGTTCTGTCGCCAAAAGGAAGATCTTGTCCGCACAGTGAGGACCCTGCAGGTTGCCACTCAGAACACGCTACAGAAAAcagtccctctcctctcttcccagatGGGTCTGGGGCTCCTAAGACCTTCCCATGTAAATCAGCTCTCCGAAAAGACCAGTCAGGTTTGCAGAGACCTAGAAAATGTTGGTAATCTGCTCCTATTTCGTCAGGATGAGCTCATTCAGACAATATCAGTGCCCAGGACAGGAGGCTCTAATTCTCTTCAATGGTGTTCAGATGGCTCTCTCTATGTATGTGGATATAATGGACCCTATGTTCACTTACTAAATAGCCATGGAAAACCCAGTCAAGccctttattgtcgtgatgatgaCCTCTTCCTTCCAGATAGTATTGCCATGACCCGTCTTGGTTCTATAGTGGTCACTGATATCGCCAAAGGCGTTGTGCGTATTCACAATCCCACCTCACATCCACCTTGGGTGAAGGTCGGTGGTCATTTCCAGTCTCCAAAAGGTATCGCTGTGGACTCATCTGGGCAGATCCTAGTTGTAGAATACATGACTGGAACAGTCCAGGCTTTCCACATAGACAGAATTCATCGAGTACATGGAATTAAAAAGGTTTCTGGTCTTCAGGGTCCACAGAACATATGCGCTACGTCAGATGGGGGGTTTGCAGTGTCTGAGGAGTGTGGAGATGTTAAGTTATTTACAAGCAACTTAAAGCTTTGTGGTTCCATTTCAGAAATATACCAGCATAAGTTTGGGAATCCATCAGGAATTTGTGCTGACCCTGAAGGGAACATATTAGTGGCTGATGTCCAGAAAAGGAATGTCACCCTCTTCCCAGTTAGCGGGTCCCCCATTTGTATTGTCTCCAAGGGCCTTTGCAATCCATCAGGCCTATCATGCTCTCCATTTGGCCTCCTGTATGTGGCAGATTCTGGGGACAATTCTGTTAAGGTGTACAAGTATCGTGTAAAGCCATACTATGCTCCCATCAGCCCTAGGAAATCTGGAGACGCTCAGTCTCAGACCCCAAGGGCATGA